Below is a genomic region from Sphingopyxis terrae subsp. terrae NBRC 15098.
GATCAAGGTCGTCGAAACCCCGCCGGGACCGCCGGTGCTCGCGACGCTGCTCGCCGAAATATATGGTCCCGACGAAGCGACGCGGCGCAAGACCGCCGCGCAGGTCGAGGCGCTGTTCCGCACCGTCCCCTATGTCGTGGATGTCGACAACAGCTTCGGCGTCCCGCGCCCCCGCCTGCGGCTGATACCCGATCGGGCGCGGATGGACGCCTATGGCATTTCGGAGCGCCAGCTTTTCGACAGTATCGGCGCGCTGCTGGGCGGGCAGACCGTCGGCTATGCGCCGCGCGGCGACGGGCGCGATCCGCTGCCGATCCGCATCGCGCTCGATCAGTCGCAGCGCAGCTGGAGCGCCGACCTTGCCGCGACGCCGGTTGCGACGATGGGACCGGGCGGGCGGCTCGTCCAGCTCGGCGAGATCGTCGATGCGCGCGAGGAGGCAGGATCACCCGCGCTGTTCCGCCGCAATGGCCGCGCCGCCGATATGGTCACCGCCGAACTGGCGGGCGAATATGAAGCGCCCATCTATGGCATCTTCGCGGTCGACGATGCGATCGAGGCGTTCGACTGGAAGGCGCACGGGATGGAAAAGCCGGTGGTCCGCTTCAACGGTCAGCCCGACGATGAACAGGTGCCGACCCTGCTGTGGGACGGCGAGTGGGAGATCACCTGGGTGACCTTCCGCGACATGGGCGCCGCCTTCATGGTTGCGCTCCTGGGCATCTATGTCCTGGTCGTCGGGCAGTTCCGCAATTTCAAGATTCCGCTCGTCATCCTGACGCCGATCCCGCTGACGCTCGTCGGTATCGTGCTGGGGCATATGCTGTTCGGCGCGCCCTTTACTGCGACGTCGATGATCGGCTTCATCGCGCTGGCCGGGATTATCGTCCGCAATTCGATCCTGCTGGTCGACTTCATCAACCATGCGAAGGGCGAGGGCAAACCGCTGCGCGATACGCTGCTCGAAGCGGGGATGATCCGCTTCAAGCCGATCGTGCTGACGGCGGCGGCGGCGATGATCGGGGCGGCGACGATCCTGACCGACCCGATCTTTCAGGGCCTTGCGATTTCGCTGCTCTTCGGACTCGCCTCCTCGACACTGCTCACCGTGCTCGTTATTCCCGCGATTTACATCGTCCTGCGCGACGATGGCCGTGAAGGAACCCTCTCCCCATGACCAAGCCGACCGACCTTTCGATCCTGAAACGCGATGCGCGCGAGATGGCCGACTATTTGAAGCTGCTCGCGCATCCCGAGCGGCTGCTGATGCTGTGCCAGATGGACGAGCGCGAAGTGTCGGTCGGCGAACTCACCGAACTCAGCGGGCTGTCGCAATCGGCCGTGTCGCAGCATCTGGCGCGCTTTCGCGACCAGGGCATCGTGTCGGCGCGCGGCGAGGCGCAGACGCGCTATTACAGCCTGTCCGACGCCAAGATGCAGCGCATCATCGCGGCGCTGTGCGAGGCATGTCACGGGCACGAAGCGGCTTAACACTTGACCCGGAGCCGCCGCCGCGCTTGGAGCGCCGACGTGTTCCGGATACGCAAAACCCGTCTGCTGATCGCCGCCGCGCGGCAACGCCGGCGGCTGCGCGAGAGCGAAGCCGCGTTCATCCTGCTCGCCGCGCTGGCGGGGCTGGCGGCTGGGGTGCTGACCAACATCCAGCAATTTCTGGCGCATGGCATACAGCAGCTTCTTTACGGCGTCACGATCAACCGGCTGAGCGCGCTCGGTGAGATCCATCATCCGTGGAAGCTGATCGCGCTGCCCATCGGCGGCCTTCTGCTCGTCCTGCTCGCGCGCGGCCTGCGCAACCGCAAGCGCATGCCCGTCGACGTGGTCGAGGCGAACGCGCTGCACGGCGGACGCATTCCCTTTGCCGACAATCTGGTGATCGCGTCGCAGACGATTATCTCGAACGGTGCTGGCGCGTCGGTGGGGCTCGAAGCCGCCTATGCGCAGATGGGCGGCGGCTTCGCCTCGCAGCTCGGCCAGTGGTTCGCACTGCGCCGCAACGATCTGCGCACGCTGGTCGGCGCCGGGGCGGGCGGGGCGATCGGCGCGGCCTTCGGCGCCCCGCTGACCGGCGCCTTCTATGCGTTCGAGATCGTCATCGGCAACTATACCCCCGCCGCGATCGCCCCGGTGATGGTCGCGGCGCTGTCGGCCGTGTTCGTCAGCCGCGCGCTCGGCGTCGATCCCTATCTGATCGCGACGACCGTCGACCGCGCTTTTTCGACCGCCGACTATCTTGCCTATGCGTTGCTCGGGCTGGTTGCCGCGCTGTTCGGCATCCTCATCATGCGGCTCGTCACCTTCGCCGAAATTCGCGTTCAGGGATGGCAAAGGATCGCAGGCTGGCGGCCACTGATCGGCGGCTTGCTGCTGATCCCCTTGGCGCTGGTGTCGCCGCAGACGCTGTCGGCGGGGCATGGCGCGCTGCACCTTGATCTGGTGCTCCGCCCGGCGCTGTCCTTCCTCGCCATCGTGCTGCTGCTCAAGATCGCGGCGTCGGTCGTGTCGCTCAGCTTCGGCTTTCGCGGCGGGCTGTTCTTTGCCTCGCTGTTCCTGGGGTCGCTGATCGGACAGATCTTTGCGGGACTCGTCAACATGAGCCCCCTCGGCATCGCACTCGATCCCAATGACGCGGCGCTGGTCGGCATGGCGGCGCTCAGCGTCTCGGTCGTTGGCGGGCCGATGACGCTCGCGGTGCTGATGCTCGAGACGACGCATGATTTCGCGCTGATGGGCGTGGTGCTGACCGCGACGCTGGTGTCGAGCGCGCTGACGCGCGAATGGTTCGGCTACAGCTTCTCGACCTGGCGCCTGCATTTGCGCGGCTCGAAGATCCGCAGTCCGCGCGACATTGGCCGGTTGCTGACGCTCACCGCCGGACGGATCATGCGCACCGACTGGACCGCCGTCCCCGCCGCCATGACCGTCGCCGATTTCCGCCTGCGCGTGCCGCTCGGTTCGACGGCCAAGGCCGTACTCACCGATGGCGAGGGCCGCTATGGCGGGATCGTCGTCACAGCCGCGGCCTATCATCCCGACATTGCGGGCGACGCCCCGATCGCCAGCCTTGCGACGCTCACCGACGACACGCTGCACCCCGCAACCGGGGTCGAGGCGATGATCGCAGCCTTCGATGCCGCCTCGGCCGATGAACTCGCGGTGGTCGACGATGGCGGAAAGGTGATCGGCGTCGTCACCGAAAAACATGCACGGCGCCGCTATTTCGAGGCGCTCGAAGAGGCGCAGCGCGACCTGTTCGGAGAAAGCTGAAAAATTTGCGCCGGCGGATGGGGCCGCCGGTGCACCTCCCTAAGGGGGGCGGGAGAGGAGAACAGCGTATCGTGCTTTGCCCCGCCGCTGTGGGCGCAATCGGCGGTCGGCGCGCCTGCGCTGCGCCGAAACGCGATTATCGCGCCACGAAGGTTGCGGGAGATAGTGCGGGAGGCCGGGGGGCGCCGCGCCGGTGTTAGCGGGTGGCGCTCGCCGCCATCACCTGCCGCCCGTCGCTCGCGAAAGCCCCAAGAACGATATCGTCGCCGTCTCCGCGCAGCGCCAGATGCAATTGCTCGCCGCAGATCGCCGGAGACGTGCCGCGGAAATCGAAGCGGGTGAGGGCGTTGTCGCCGAAGTGCCGCGCCGCGAGGTCGAGAAGCAGCGTCGCGGTGAGCGGGCCGTGGACGACGAGGCCGCGATAGCCCTCTTCTTCGGTCGCATAAGGCAGGTCATAGTGGATGCGGTGGCTGTTGAAGGTCAGCGCCGAGTAGCGGAACAGCAGCGCCTCCGACGGCACAAGCATCTGGTGCGCGTCCCAGCCCCCGGGATCGAAGCGGCCCTCGCCCGGCGGCGGCGGGGCTGGTGGGGCGCCGCCGGGCGCGGGTTCGCGGAAAACGATGGTCTGCGTCTCGCGCACCGCGAGTTCGCCGTCGCCATGCGTTTCGTGCGCGACCTCGGCAAAGACGAGCGCGCCGCTGCCGCCCTGCTTTTCGGTGATCGCGGCGACGCGCGAGCTGCGCATTACCGTCTGGCCGGGGCGCAGGGGATTGAGGAATTCGACCTTGCTTGCGGCCCACATTCGGCGCGGGAGGGGGATGGGGGGCAGGAAGCTGTCGTCGCTATCCTCGCGCACGGGGTGGCCGTCGGCGCCGAGGATCGCCGTCGGTGCATCGGGGAGGCAGAGGCACCAGTGATAGGCTTGCGGAACGCTATCGTCGGCGGGCGCGGAGCGGTCGAGCGTCGCGAGCCAGCGCTTCACCGCGCCGGCATCGACATGATCGTGGCGGATATCCTCGCGGCCGATCCAGGCGCTCCAATCCTTCATCAATTGCGTCCTCCGGTCAGCCCGCGCGCGATCACCTGCGCCTGTATTTCCGCCGCGCCCTCGAAGATGTTGAGGATGCGGGCATCGCAGAGCACCCGGCTGATCTCATATTCGAGCGCATAGCCATTGCCGCCGTGGATTTGCAGCGCGGCGTCGGCGTTCGCCCAGGCGGCGCGCGCGCCGAGCAGCTTTGCCATACCGGCTTCGATGTCACAGCGTTTGCCGCTATCCTTGGCGCGCGCGGCGGCGTAGCTGAGCTCGCGCGCCATCACGAAGTCGACGAGGCCCATCGCCAGCTTGTCGGACACGCGCGGGAAATGGACGATCGCCTTGCCGAACTGCTTGCGGTTGAGGGCATAGTCGAGCCCGAGTTCGAGCGCGCGGCGCGCAACGCCGACCGCGCGCGCGGCGGTCTGGATACGCGCGCCTTCGAAGGTGCGCATGAGCTGCTTGAAGCCCTGCCCCTCCTCGCCGCCGAGCAGCGCGTCGGCGGGTGCGGTCATGGCGTCGAATTGCAATGCATATTCGCGCATCCCGCGATAACCGAGCACCTCGATCTCGCTGCCGGTCATGCCGGGGGCGGGGAAGGGATCGGCCTCGGTTCCGCGCGGCTTGGGGACGAGCAGCATCGACAGGCCGGCATAGCCTTTCGCGTCGGGCAGGGTGCGCGCGAGCAACGTCATCAGGTCCGAACGCGCGGCGTGGGTGATCCAGTTCTTGGCGCCGTCGATGACCCAATGTTCGCCCTCGCGCCGCGCCCTGGTCTGCAGTGCGCCGAGGTCCGAGCCGACGTCGGGTTCGGTGAACACCGCGGTGGGCAGGATTTCGCCGCTCGCGATCCGCGGCAGCCATTCGGCCTTCTGCGCATCGGTGCCGCCATGAACGATCAACTCGCCCGCGATCTCGGACCGGGTGCCGAGCGAACCGGTACCGATCCAGCCGCGCGATAGTTCCTCGGTGACGATGCACATGACGAGCTTGCCGAGGCCGAGGCCGCCAAATTCCTCGGGAATACAGACGCCAAAGGTGCCTAGCTCAGCCATCGCCTGAACCGTCGCATCGGGGATCAGCTCATTGGCGAGGTGCCAGCTATGCGCGTGCGGGATGATCGCGGCGTCGGTGAAGCGGCGATACTGGTCGCGGATCGCGTCGAGGTCGGCGTCGTGGAGCGTCTCGCTCGGCCATTGATTTTCGGCTAGCGCGGCGGCGACCTCGGCGCGGGTGACGGCATGGTCGGCGTCGAGCAGGTTCGCGCAGGCGTCGGCGAGCGTTCGGGCGGCGGCGGCGAGGCCGAGGTCGGCGGGACGGAAAATCTCGTTCTGGCCCATCGGCAGGCCCCCGGTGAGCTGACCGATGCTTTCGGCGAAGGCGAGGGTAGCGATTTTTGCGTCGAGCGGGTTTGTGCCCTTGCCCGCCTCGAGCCAGTCGAGCGTCGCTTCGAGCGCCGCGACCGTGGTCGCGACCCATGCGAAGCCGTGCGCCGCGCGCTGCTCGCTGTCGATTAGTGTGGCCGCCAGCCGCTCGGCGAGCGCGGCTTGCGCCGCACCGCGATACGCCTGCGCGGCAATCAGCGCGGCGTTCAGATTAGCAAGCATCACCAAAAATCCGTTCGCGCTGAGCCTGTCGAAGGGCTGTTCTTCTCTTCAACGCGGCGAAGGAAGGACGGTGCTTCGACAAGCTCAGCACGAACGGCTTTTTGCGGAGAGGCCGCTCCAATGTTCATTGGTCGGATATCCTTCAAGCCGCGCGCTCGAAGATCGCGGCGATGCCTTGGCCGCCGCCGATACACATGGTTTCAAGGCCGTAGCGGCCATTCCTGCGAACGAGTTCGCGCGTCAGATTGGCGAGGATGCGGCCGCCGGTCGCGCCGATCGGATGGCCGAGCGAGATGCCCGAGCCGTTGACGTTGAGGATTTCGTTCCGGCTGTCGTCGTCGGACCAGCCCCAGCCCTTGAGCACCGCGAGCACCTGCGGCGCGAAGGCTTCGTTGAGTTCGACAAGGTCGATGTCGCCCCAGCCGAGGCCATTGCGCGCGAAGAGGCGTTCGACGGCCGGGACGGGGCCGATGCCCATGCGGCTGGGGTCGCAGCCCGCCGCAGCCGAGCTGTGATACCAGGCGATGGGGGTCAGCCCGAGTTCGTCGAGCTTGTCTTCGGCGACCACGAGGCACGCGGCGGCGGCGTCATTCTGTTGGCTGGCGTTGCCCGCGGTGACGACGCCGCCTTCGAGTGCGCGCAATTTGCCCAATGTTTCCATCGTCGCGTCGGCGCGGTAGCCTTCGTCGTGGGCGAAGACGACCGGGTCGCCCTTTTTCTGCGGGACCGAGACGGGGACGAGTTCGTCATCGAACAGGCCATTCGCCCAGGCGGCGGCGGCGCGCTGGTGGCTGCGCACGGCATAGGCGTCGCAGGCCTCGCGGCTGATGTCATAATCCTTGGCGAGATTTTCTGCGGTCTCGATCATCCCGGTGATGACGCCGAAGCGTTCGACGGGCTGCGACATCAGCCGCCCGCGGGTCAGCCGGTCGTGGAGCGTGAGGTTCCCCGCCCGCACGCCCTTGCGGATATCGGTCGAATAATGCTCGACGTTCGACATCGATTCGACGCCGCCCGCGACGACGACGTCGGACATGCCGGTCTGGACCATCATTGCGGCGTTGACGACCGCCTGCAGTCCCGAGCCGCAGCGGCGGTCGAGCTGGTAGCCCGGCACGTCGAGCGGCAGCCCTGCTGCAAGCCACGACCAGTGGCCGATCGCCGGCGCTTCGCCATTGCCATAGCCCTGCGAAAAGACGACGTCATCGACGCGCGCGGGGTCGATCTTCGTGCGCTCCATGAGCGCCTTCAGAATGACCGCGCCGAGGGCGCCGGCGGTCATGGAGGACAGCGAGCCGCCGAACTTGCCGACGGCGGTGCGGATCGGGGCGACGATGGCGGCGCGGCGAAGGGTCATTTGGGGTCTCCGGTTTGTGTTCGTTCAAAATGCCACGTGCCCCCGCGA
It encodes:
- a CDS encoding ArsR/SmtB family transcription factor; this encodes MTKPTDLSILKRDAREMADYLKLLAHPERLLMLCQMDEREVSVGELTELSGLSQSAVSQHLARFRDQGIVSARGEAQTRYYSLSDAKMQRIIAALCEACHGHEAA
- a CDS encoding chloride channel protein, which codes for MFRIRKTRLLIAAARQRRRLRESEAAFILLAALAGLAAGVLTNIQQFLAHGIQQLLYGVTINRLSALGEIHHPWKLIALPIGGLLLVLLARGLRNRKRMPVDVVEANALHGGRIPFADNLVIASQTIISNGAGASVGLEAAYAQMGGGFASQLGQWFALRRNDLRTLVGAGAGGAIGAAFGAPLTGAFYAFEIVIGNYTPAAIAPVMVAALSAVFVSRALGVDPYLIATTVDRAFSTADYLAYALLGLVAALFGILIMRLVTFAEIRVQGWQRIAGWRPLIGGLLLIPLALVSPQTLSAGHGALHLDLVLRPALSFLAIVLLLKIAASVVSLSFGFRGGLFFASLFLGSLIGQIFAGLVNMSPLGIALDPNDAALVGMAALSVSVVGGPMTLAVLMLETTHDFALMGVVLTATLVSSALTREWFGYSFSTWRLHLRGSKIRSPRDIGRLLTLTAGRIMRTDWTAVPAAMTVADFRLRVPLGSTAKAVLTDGEGRYGGIVVTAAAYHPDIAGDAPIASLATLTDDTLHPATGVEAMIAAFDAASADELAVVDDGGKVIGVVTEKHARRRYFEALEEAQRDLFGES
- a CDS encoding HTD2 family dehydratase: MKDWSAWIGREDIRHDHVDAGAVKRWLATLDRSAPADDSVPQAYHWCLCLPDAPTAILGADGHPVREDSDDSFLPPIPLPRRMWAASKVEFLNPLRPGQTVMRSSRVAAITEKQGGSGALVFAEVAHETHGDGELAVRETQTIVFREPAPGGAPPAPPPPGEGRFDPGGWDAHQMLVPSEALLFRYSALTFNSHRIHYDLPYATEEEGYRGLVVHGPLTATLLLDLAARHFGDNALTRFDFRGTSPAICGEQLHLALRGDGDDIVLGAFASDGRQVMAASATR
- a CDS encoding acyl-CoA dehydrogenase family protein — encoded protein: MLANLNAALIAAQAYRGAAQAALAERLAATLIDSEQRAAHGFAWVATTVAALEATLDWLEAGKGTNPLDAKIATLAFAESIGQLTGGLPMGQNEIFRPADLGLAAAARTLADACANLLDADHAVTRAEVAAALAENQWPSETLHDADLDAIRDQYRRFTDAAIIPHAHSWHLANELIPDATVQAMAELGTFGVCIPEEFGGLGLGKLVMCIVTEELSRGWIGTGSLGTRSEIAGELIVHGGTDAQKAEWLPRIASGEILPTAVFTEPDVGSDLGALQTRARREGEHWVIDGAKNWITHAARSDLMTLLARTLPDAKGYAGLSMLLVPKPRGTEADPFPAPGMTGSEIEVLGYRGMREYALQFDAMTAPADALLGGEEGQGFKQLMRTFEGARIQTAARAVGVARRALELGLDYALNRKQFGKAIVHFPRVSDKLAMGLVDFVMARELSYAAARAKDSGKRCDIEAGMAKLLGARAAWANADAALQIHGGNGYALEYEISRVLCDARILNIFEGAAEIQAQVIARGLTGGRN
- a CDS encoding acetyl-CoA C-acetyltransferase is translated as MTLRRAAIVAPIRTAVGKFGGSLSSMTAGALGAVILKALMERTKIDPARVDDVVFSQGYGNGEAPAIGHWSWLAAGLPLDVPGYQLDRRCGSGLQAVVNAAMMVQTGMSDVVVAGGVESMSNVEHYSTDIRKGVRAGNLTLHDRLTRGRLMSQPVERFGVITGMIETAENLAKDYDISREACDAYAVRSHQRAAAAWANGLFDDELVPVSVPQKKGDPVVFAHDEGYRADATMETLGKLRALEGGVVTAGNASQQNDAAAACLVVAEDKLDELGLTPIAWYHSSAAAGCDPSRMGIGPVPAVERLFARNGLGWGDIDLVELNEAFAPQVLAVLKGWGWSDDDSRNEILNVNGSGISLGHPIGATGGRILANLTRELVRRNGRYGLETMCIGGGQGIAAIFERAA